Sequence from the Nocardia brasiliensis genome:
GATGGACATCCGGGTGGTCGAGATCGACCTGATCAGCAAGCGCGTGATCGCCGAGTTCCGCAGCCCGCGCAACCGGGCGCGGGCGTTCGAGGCGATCCGCGACGGCGGCTACAACCCGGTCGCCGAGCAACCGGAGGCGCCCGCCGCGGACGCCGTCGCGGCTCAGCCGTCGGAATCCGCGGTATGACGGCAGCGCCTCCGGCGCTACCGGCGAAGATCCATCCGCTGGTGCGCGCCTATCTCGATACCCCCGGCGCGGTGGCCGATGCCGTGCGCCGCTTCGGTGCGCCGGTGCACCTGCTGTTCCCCCAGGTGTTCGCCGAGAATCTGGCCCGGTTCCGCGCGCTGCTCGAGCGCCGGCTGCCCACGCACCGAATCTGCTACGCGCACAAGGTCAACCAGTCGGCGGCCTTCGTCCGAACCGCCGAGCGGGCCGGCATCGCGATCGACGTCGCCTCGCCGCAGGAGCTGGCCAGCGCACTCGGTGCCGGGTTCGCGCCGCCACGCATCGAGGTCACCGGCCCGAAAGGCGAAGCGTTCCTGCGTGATCTGATCGCCGAGGGCGTGACCATCAACGTGGACAACCTGTGGGAGTTACAGCGGATCACCGAACTCGCCCCTGCGGCCGCCGAGGTCCCGGTGCTGCTGCGCGTGTGCGGCTTCCGTGCCACTCAGGTGAGCCGGTTCGGCGTGCCGCTGCGCGAGGTCGGCGCCGCGCTGGACCTGCTGTGCGCGCACCTGGATCGAATCACGTTCCTCGGCTTCGCTTTTCACCTGGATTCCGGGGACGCGGGTGAGCGTGTCCGCGCGGTCGAGGCCTGTCTGGCGCTGGTCGAGGAGAGCTACACGCGCGGGCTCACGCCCTCGGTACTCGATATCGGCGGCGGGTTCCGGCAGGTCTTCACCGCCGACGCCGCGCGTTTCGACGAGTACGTGCAGGCGCTGCGCAGCGCTCTGCTCGGCCTGCGGCCGCCGATGAGCTGGGGCAACAACACATTCGGGTACCAGGTGGCCGACGGTGCGGTGCACGGCATTCCGGTGTTCCACAAGTACGCCAACACGGTCGCGGCCACCGACATGCTCGACGACGTGCTCGCCGCACCGCTGGAGCGCCACGGCGGACGGACCGTCGCCGCGGTGCTGTCGGACAATCTGCTGGACCTGTGGCTGGAGCCGGGCAAGGCGCTGGCCGATCACGCGGGGGTGACCGTGGCCGAGGTGGAGTTCGTCAAGGAGATCGCCGATGGTCGAGTGCTGGTCAACATCGACCTCAGCCGAGACTGTGTGACACCGGCCGATCAGGAGGTGATGGTCGATCCCGTCATCCTGCCGCGGGCCGGGCGGCGCGCGGCCGAAAACGAGCCTGTCGGTGTGTATTTCGCCGGACGACTCTGCCTGGAGCGCGACCTGATCACCAATCACATCGTGTGGCCCGCCGAGCTGCCACGCCCCGGCGACCTGGTGGTGTTCCCGAACACCGCCGCCTATCACATGGACCTGTCCGCGGCGAGCGCCTCGATGCGCCCGCCGCCGCGCAAGCTCGCCGTCGTCGATACCGGTGCCGGCTTCCGGGTCTGCCACGACGCCGAGTACCGCCACGAAGTCGGGCCGACCCCACCGCACGTCCGCAGGCAGCTGTCGGCGCCGCGCACGCACACCGAGGCGCGCTGATGCGCTACGACCACATCACCGAACTCATCGGCAACACGCCCCTGCTGCGGCTGGACCCGGCTGTGCACGGTCTGCCCCAGGTCGAGTTGTACGCGAAACTGGAGTCGCACAACCCCTTCGGCTCGGTCAAGGATCGGGTCGCGTGGGGCATGATCCGCGACGAACTCGATGCCATCGCCGCGCGCGGGCAGACCTTCATCGAGGCGTCGAGCGGCAACACCGCCAAGGCGCTGCGGCTCCTCGGCGCGGTCCACGGCGTCGGGCTGCGCGCGGTGACCAACCGGATCAAGGTCGCCGAGGTGCGCGAGCTGCTGCAGGTGTTCGGTACCGAGATCGTCGAACTGCCAGGGCTTTCCGAGTGTCCCGATCCGACGACACCCAATGACGTCTACGCGGTGATCGAGGCGACGATGGCCCAGCATCCTGGCAAGTATCACCATGCCTCGCAGTACACCAACGAGAAGAACATCGAGGCGCACCACCACGGCACCGGCCGGGAGATCCACGAGGACCTCGCCGCCGACGGGATCACCAGGATCGACTATCTGATCGGCGGTCTCGGCACCACCGGGTCGACCAGGGGCACCGCCACCTATCTGCGCAAGCACAACCCCGAATTGCGCACCGTCGCCGTGGTTTCCGAACGCGCCGACTTCATCCCCGGAATCCGCTCGGAGAGCGAGATGTGGGAGGTCGGCCTGTTCCAGCCCGACTTCTACGACAGCATCGTGACCGTCGAGGCCGCCCGCGCGGTCGACGCCACGCTGCGCCTGGCCACCGGCTACGGCATCCTGGCCGGGCCGACCAGCGGCGCGAGCTACGTGGCCGCGCTGGACACCCTTGCCGCCGAGGCGAATTCGCCGCGCGACACCGATGATCCGATCGTCGCGGTGTTCATCGTCTGCGATCGCTTCGAGCCGTACCTGTCCTACATCAAGAAGCGGCGGCCCGACCTCTTCGCCGCCGCCACCCGCGCGTCGGCGCCCACCGCCGCCGAAGTGGCCGCGGCGCCGACCCTTTCGCCTGCCGAACTCGCCGAACTCGACCGCACGGGCAAGCCGACCATCGTCGACACCCGCGGCGCGATGGCCTACCGGATCGGGCATGTGCCCGGCGCGCTCAACATTCGCGACGATCAACTCGAGGACATGTTCGCCCAGGGCATTCCGTTCTCCCGGTCGCGGCCACTGGTGTTCGTCTGCCCGGTGGGCGAGCTCTCGCTGCGGTTCGCGGCGCGGGCCGGGCAAGCCGGATACGACGCCGCCGGGCTGGCGGGCGGGGTGGCCGCCTGGCGGGCCGCGGGTCTGCCGCTCGAACGCGGCTGACCCATCACCGCATTCCGGGCGTGTCCCGCGGCCATCGCGGGCAGACTACCCGTGAGCGCAGCGCGTGCTGCGGTACCGCCAATGCCCGAAAGAGATGGTTCATCATGTTCGGCTCGCACCCCTCCCTCGCCGCCGCGGCGACCTCGTTCGGCGCCGTCGCCGCCGCGCTGGTGATCACCGCGCCCGCCGCGCCCGCGACGGTCAATGCCGTCGGCGTGGCACCCGGACTCAGCTTCGGCAGCTCCACCGCGTTCGGCACCGGTTGCAGCTACATCGCCACGGCCACCGCCGCACCCGGCGACGTGGTCGGCTTCTTCGATCCCCTCGCCACCTTCGATCCCGGCGGCTGGATCACCGTGCCCAGCTCCGGCACGGTGACCGCGAAGTGGACGCCGCTGGTCCCCGGCGAGCACACCATCTTCGCGGTGGGCAACGACGCCGCGTTCGTCTCGACGAAGGCGACCGTGGGCGCGGGCGTCAACCTGGGCTTCGTGTGCCTGGTGCTGCCCTGACGACGACATGCGCGGTCCGACGACCGAGGCACCACTGAGAACTGGCCCGGCGACCGCCGGTGGGCCGGTGGTCGCGGGTCGGCCTTGCCGGGGCCGACCAGGCACTAGTGTGGTGCCGTGCAATCAGGCGAGGAATCAGACGACGAGGCGGGCCCACGGATCTGGGGCGGCACAACCCTCACCGAGCGCCGCGAGGCCCGGCGCACCGCGCTGCTCGAGGCCGCGCTCGATCTGATCGGCGAGGCGGGCGCGAGCGGGGTGACCATGCGCGCGGTCTGTCGCAAGGCCAATCTCACCGATCGCTACTTCTACGAGAGCTTCAGCAGCCGCGACGAACTGCTCGACGTGCTCTACCGGCAGGTCGCCATCGAATTCCTGCACCCGATGACCGCGTTCGCCGCGGCCGACGAGCCGTCGCGGGACCGTGAGCTGGCCGCGATCCTGGTCGACAAGGTGCTCGCCGACCCGCGCAAATCCCGGCTGTTCCTGGTCGAGCCGTACTCCAGCACCGGCCTCGGGCAGACCACCATCTCGGTGATGCCCGAGTTCACCCGGTTGATGCAGGACCATCTGTTCGCCCACATCGATGACCCGGTCAAACGCAGGCTCGCGGCCGTCACCATGGCCAGCGGCAACGCGGGCATGTTCTCCGCGTGGCTCAACGGCTCGCTGCGCGCGACCCGCGACGAGATCGTCGATCACTGCGTCGCGGTGCTCACCGCGTACCGCTCGATGTATCGCGACTGACCGGTATCGCGGCCGACCGGTATCGCGACCGACCCGGCGGGGCTCGGACACCACGTGCGCGGCTCAGGCACAACGGGATTGGGTGCTGCGACCGCGATCACACCGGGTTGCCAATGCTTCCATTCGGGTGTTTACTGGCCAGCGCAAGGTGCCGATCGTTCGCTGAGGCTCCTTCACGGAAACAGGCCAGCGACCCCGAACGTCGAGAGACGCCCCGGGTCAGGACAGGTCTCCCCGGCTTAAGGGGTGATCCCGATTGGCTCCCGGCGCGCCGGGTTCACGCCGTGAAGTGCCAAAGGTCTTACGAGGAGGGGTGCCCACCGGCGTTTTTGCCGGGTTCCCCTGCTGCGCTCTGCCACGATCAGATCACGACGCCCGGTGGATGCCGTGCGCCCGAGCGGCGAGGGAGGTGAGCCGGATGCCCGGCGGTAACAGTCCGACTACCAGTTTGCCAATTATTCACCCAGCGACACCCCCGCCCATCACCCGAAGGCGAACACCGCGACATACCCTCGCGCGGTGTCCGGCGCACGCGCGCCGGCGAGTAGACCCCGGGGCGATGGCAGGCTCGTGACCCGGCCCAGCGTCGGCTCGGCGTAGTCACCGGCGGGCTGCGCTGATCTGTTCAGGAGTGCGGTCATGACGACACTGGAAATGATCCTCCGGCTGCTCACCGGCGTCGGCCTCGGCGCGGCCATCGGCTTCGAGCGGCAATATCGGGCCCGGATGGCGGGCCTGCGTACCAACGCGCTCGTCGCCGCGGGGGCCACCCTGTTCGTGCTGCTCTCCGCGCACGGCTTCGCCGGTGCCACGGCGGATCCGACCCGGGTCGCGGCGCAGATCGTGTCCGGCATCGGCTTCCTCGGTGCGGGCGTCATCATCCGCGACGGGCTCAACGTGCGCGGCCTCAACACCGCGGCCACGCTGTGGTGCGCGGCCGCCGTCGGCGCGCTCGCCGGCGCCGGGATGTACAGCACCGCCCTCGCGGGCACCGTCGCGGTCGTCGCGGTCAACATCGCGTTGCGGGCCGCCGGACGCGCGGTCGACCGGCAGCCCGAGTCGGGCAACGAGCAACCAGCGGCGTACGCGTTCGCCGCCGTCACCAACGACGAGAACGAGGCGCACGTGCGGGCGCTGCTCGTACAAGCGTTGACCCGCACCGACTTTCAGCTCGTCTCGATCTCGAGCGCGAACACCGGGACACCGGGGCGGGTCGAGGTGCGCGCCGAGCTGTTCGGCGATCAGCGCGACGACCGGCAGATGGAGTCGGCGGTCAGCAGGCTGAGCCTGGAGCCATCGGTGACCAGCGTCGGCTGGCACATCGCCGGGTCCACCGAGGCGAAGGGACCGCGGGCATGACCCTGTTTCGCGCCTATGCCGCGGGCACGGCGCTCGACCGGCCCCGCAATCGGTACGCCGACGTCGTCGTCTTCGTCGGCGCGGCCGTGCTGGTCTGGCTGATCGTGCGGGTGTCGGCGAGCGCGAACGTGCCGTTCGACCAGGCGCACGCGCCCGCCGCGGTCTCCACCGACCCGGATCGGCTCCCCTACTACGCGGCGCGCTCGCTGCTGCGCATGTTCGCCGCGCTCGGGCTCTCGATCGTGTTCACCTTCGCCTACGCCACCGCGGCCGCCCGGCTGCGGCGGGCCCGCACGGTGCTGCTGCCGCTGCTCGACATCCTGCAGTCGGTGCCGATCCTCGGGTTCCTATCGATCACCGTGGCCGGGTTCATCGCGCTGTTCCCCGGGTCGCAGCTCGGCCTCGAAAGTGCTTCCATCTTCGCCATTTTCACTTCGCAGGCGTGGAACATGGCGTTCGCGTTCTACCACAGCCTGGCCGCCCAGCCGCGCGAGCTAGACGAGGCAGCGCGCAATCTGCGCCTGTCGCGCTGGCAGCGGTTCTGGCGGGTCGACGCGCCGAGCGGGATGATCCCGCTGGTCTGGAACGGGATGATGAGTTTCGGCGGCGGGTGGTTCTTCCTGGTCGCCTCCGAGGCGATCAGCGTCAACAATCACGAGTACGCGCTGCCCGGCATCGGTTCCTACGTCGCGACCGCGACCTCGGACGGCGATCTCGGCAAGGTGTTCATCGCGATCGGCGTGATGGTGCTGATGGTGGTCGGGGTGAACTTCCTGTTCTGGCGACCGCTCACCGCGTGGGCCGAACGGTTCCGGGTCGAAGACACCGGCGCGGCCGACGCGCCGCGCAGCATCGTGCTGAACCTGTTGCGCCGCTCCCACATTCCGCTACTGCTCGGCAAGGTGTGCGGTCCGCTGATCGCGCCGCTGGATCGGGTCATGAGCGTGTTCGGGCTCGCGGAGTACCCGCTGCATCGCTCACCGCTGCGGCAGCGCGCCGGTGATCTGGTGTTCGCCGCCGTGATCACGGTCGCCGTCGCCTACGGGGCGTACCGGGTGGCCGGCTACATCGACTCGACCGCGGGCTTCGGCGAGGTCTGGCACGCGTTCGGGCTCGGGTCCCTGACCCTGCTGCGGGTGGTGGTGCTGCTGGTGCTGGCGACCGTGGTGTGGGTGCCCGTCGGCGTGTGGATCGGGTTGAACCCCAAGGTGTCCCGGCTCGCGCAGCCGGTGGTGCAGGTGCTGGCCAGCTTCCCGGCCAACTTCCTGTTCCCGTTCATCACCGCCGTACTCGTCTGGAGCGGCGCCAGCCTGAACTGGGCGGGCACGGTGCTGATGGCGCTGGGGGCGCAGTGGTACATCCTGTTCAACGTCATCGCGGGCGCCAGCGCGGTGCCGACCGACCTGCGCGAGGCCGCCGCCAACCTGCAACTACCGCGAAACCTGTGGTGGCGCAGGCTGATTCTGCCAGCCATCTTCCCCAGCTATGTCACCGGCGGGATCACCGCGGCCGGTGGCGCGTGGAACGCCTCCATCGTCTCGGAGGTGGTCGACTACGGCTCGACCACCCTTGTCGCGGCCGGGCTCGGCTCCTACATCCACGAGGCGACCAAAGTCGGTGATTCGCCGCGGATTCTGATCGGTGTGCTGGTCATGAGCAGCTACGTGGTCGGCATCAACCGGGTGTTCTGGCGGCGGTTCTACGCGCTCGCGCAGCGGAGGTACTCGCTGTGAGCGCCGTCGCGTCCGCTCGGACGTCCGCCGCACCCTCGGCCTGCCCGCGAGATCACCTGGGCCGGTTCATTCTTCGCTCGACAGGAGGTCGATCATGACCACGTCCACCACTTCGGAGGTATTGCTCGACATCACCGCGGTCGGCAAGCGTTTCACCGGCGCCGCCGGCGACGAGCTGCGGGTGCTCGACGGCATCGACCTGCAACTGCGCAGCGGGGAAATCGTCGCGCTGCTCGGCCGTTCGGGCTCAGGCAAGTCCACGCTGCTGCGCATCATCGCCGGACTCATCGCGCCGTCCGACGGCGCGGTCCGCTACCGTGGCACGCCGCTCAACGGCAGCAATCCCGGTGCCGCACTGGTCTTCCAGTCGTTCGCGCTGATGCCATGGCTCACCGTGCAGGACAATGTCGAGCTCGGTCTCGCCGCGCGGAACGTGGCGCCCGCCGAACGCAGGCAGCGCGCGCTCGCCGCGATCGACATGATCGGGCTCGACGGCTTCGAATCCGCCTATCCCAAGGAGCTTTCCGGCGGCATGCGCCAGCGCGTCGGGTTCGCCCGCGCGCTGGTGCTCGAGCCGGACCTGCTGCTGATGGACGAGCCGTTCTCCGCGCTCGACGTGCTGACCGCGGAGAACCTGCGCACCGAGCTGGTCAACCTGTGGGCCACCGAGGACTTCCCCACCAAGGCGATCTGCGTGGTCACCCACAACATCGAGGAGGCGGTGCAGCTGGCCGACCGGGTGCTGGTGCTCGGTTCGAATCCGGGTCGGATCATCGCCGAGATCGCCGTGCCGCAGCAGCGCCCGCGGGATCGGCGGGCCCCGTGGTTCGAGGCCATGGTCGACCAGATCTACGGGCTGCTGACCGGCCGGGACACCGAACCCGTTGTCGCGGGGCCGGATAAGGCCACGCCGACGGCCCAGCCGCTGCCCGACGCCTCGGTCGGTGGCCTGGCCGGTCTGGTCGAGCTGGTCTACGCCGGCGGCGGGCGCGCCGATCTGCCCGACATCGCCGACGAGCTGAACTTCGAGATCGACGATCTGCTCCCCCTCGTCGACGCCGCCGAGATGCTCGGTTTCAGCACCGTCGCCGACGGCGATGTTCTGCTCACCGACATCGGCACCGAGTTCACCACGGCCGACATCCAGGAGAGCAAGCGCATCTTCGCCGAGCAGGCCCGCCACCGCGCGCCGCTGGTGCGCACCATCTGCAAGGGTCTGGCGGGCAGCTCCGACGGCAGCCTGCGCGCCGGCTTCTTCCTCGACCTGCTCCGGCGCGGCTTCGGCCCCGACGACGCCCGCCGCCAACTCGACATCGCCATCGACTGGGGCCGCTACGCCGAGCTATACGACTACGACACCGACTCCGACAAGATCACCGCCGACCCGGCCGCCAAGGTCTTCGCCGGCGTGCGCGGACGCTGGACGGCGTAGCCGTCTTACCTCGCGGGGTAATCGACTGACCGGCGACGGGCGAGCACGCTCGAAGCATGGCATCCAACACTGTGACCACCCCTGGCCCGGCATCGGCCGGACCGCTGCGCGGCCTCGCGGTGGGCCGGATCGTCCTCGGGGCCGTGTAAGAGTCCGTGCGCCGCACGAGCCACCGTGATGCCGCGACCTCCGTGTCGACCGCCACCGGCTCCGGGCATGAACCATCGCGAACTGTGCGCTACCCCGCGAGGCGGCCGCGCCAGTGCGCGAGGGTGGTTTGGGTGCGGATAGTGGCGGCGTGGGTCGGTCCGAGGGCGCGTAGTTCAGCCACCAGCAGGACCTCCAATTCGGCGATGGCTTCGCGCACTTCGCCGTGCTCGGCCTGCCGGGAGGCCAGATCGTTGCGGGTGGCGAAGGTGTCGGGATGGTCGGGGCCGAGCACCCGCAGCCGATCGACCAGCAACTGTTCGAGTTCGGCGATGGCGCGCGACAATTCGCCCGCGTCGGCCAGGTAGGCGGCCAGTGTGCTTCTGGTGGTGAGTGTGTCGGGATGGTCGGCGCCGAGCACCCGGCGCCGGTCGTCGAGTAGACGCGTGAATTCTGCTCGGGCACCGGCAATATCGCCACTGCGGGCGCGAAACGCCGCTAGGTTGTTGCGGGCGCTGAGGGTCGCTGGATGATCCGGCCCGAAGATGCGCAGGCAGTCCGCGAGCAGCTGTTCGAACTCGCGCAGCGCCGCCGCCACGTCACCGTGTTCGCCGTGCCAGTACGCGAGGCTGTTGCGGGTGCGCAGCGTCTGCGGGTCGTCCGGGCCGAGTACCCGGGCGCGATCGGCGCGCAGCGACTCGAAATCGAGGATCGCGCCGACCAGGTCGCCCTGGTCCGCGCGATTGGACGCCAAATCGTTGCGGGTGCGCAGAGTGTCGGGATGATCAGGACCGAGCAGCCGGATCTGATCGGCGAACAGGCGCTGATAGTCCGCCCGCGCCCCCGGATAGTCACCGCAGCGCGCCCGATAGGTGGCCAGATTGGTGCGCGTGCCAAGAGTTTTCGGGTGATCGGGGCCGAGCACACGCAGCCGGTCGTCGAGCAGCCGCTCGAACGCGGTGATGGCGCCGAGATAGTCACCGCTCTCGGCCCGGTGATAGGCCTCGCGGCTGCGGGTGGTCAGCGTGTCGGCATGATCCGGGCCCAGCGCTTGCACGAACGCGGGCACCCACGCGCCCCACAGGTCCCGGTTGTCGGCGGCCCGCGCCGTCTGCAACATCTCCAGGAAATGCAGTGCACTGCCCGAATCCCCGTACGCCAGGCAGTGCCGCACCGCCGAGCCGCGCGCGTAATCGGCGGCGCGGTCGCTCTGACTGCGCTTGATCGCCGCGACGATGGCCCGGTGGGTGTCCTCAAGCCGCACACCGAGTTTCGCGCATTCGGCACGCAGGCCGGGCAGCAGCGCGCCGTGCGTCACGCCGATCGATTCCCGCAGTGTGCCGGGGTGGCTGCGGGTCACCAGCGTGCCGAGCGCCACCGTGATATCGCGCAGCCGGGCGATGTGCAGGTCGCTGCCGAGTGCGGCCAGCGCCGCGTCGGCGAGTTCGAGCGGCAGTACCGGCCCGACGCCCGCCGCGACGAGCAGACCGAGGAATTCGCCTGCGGCGTGCCCTGTTTCGGCGGGCAGACCGCGCAGTGCCGCCGCGACCCGCAGCGCTACGATCCGGTCCAGACCGATGCCAGCGGCCACGGCGCCGTCGGTGATGCTCGGCGCCACCTCGAGCAGCATGCGCGCGAGCAGCCAGCCACCGGAGACCACGTGGCTGTCGCTCGCTTCGGCGGTCGGCGTTTCCGAGAGCAGACCCTGGATCCAGCGCACCCAGTCCGCCGGATCGGCCGGCGCGCCGGTACCGCGCGCCGAACCGACCACGGTGGCGATATCGTCGGCGGCGGGCTCACCGACCTCGATGCGATGCATGTGCGCGAGCGTGGGCTCGTACTCGACGCCGGTGCCGTCACGAACCCCAGCGATCACCCGAACATGGCGCAGCTCTTCGCGTTTGGTCAGATCGCGGATGGCGGCGCAGAGCAATCGCCTGGTGCCCTCCTGCGGCTGATTCAGCCCGTCGAGCACCAGCGTCACCCGCCGGCCGACGGTGGAAAGCCGCGCCAGCGGGTGGCGCACCGCGAGGTCGAAGATGTCGAACTCGTCGCGGGAGCGGTGCGCGCGCACCGCACGCGCCGCATCGGCGAAACCGGGTAGCCGCGCGCTCAATTGCGCGGACAGCTCGGCCGCGACCGCCTCGATCGAGCTGCCCGCGGTGAGAAAGACTGCCGCGGTGATGTATTCGGGGGTCACCGCCAACCCCTCGACCAGGCTCGGCCGAATCAGCATGGCCAGCAACGTCGATTTGCCCGCACCGGCCGGGCCGATCACCACGCGCAGCCGATGCGCGCCCGCGTCGACGATGGCGTCGAGCTGCTCGCGCACGTCGGGGGTCACCAGCAGGCCGCGGGTGAGCTGATCGACGAAACCCGCCGCGGAGCGTCCGCTCACAGCGTCGCGATGCCGTGCGGTGTTGGGCACCAACCACAGTCCGGGGTCACCGCCGTGCACCGCGCCCGAGGTGAACGAAAGGTACTGCGGCTGTTGATGCACGCACTCCCCGGCGATCGGGTCCACCAGGTCCGCGGGCAGCAGATTCTCCCCGCGCAGCGGCAGCCCCGAGCCGAACGTGGACAGCATGGTCCTGGTGAAACACCCGGAGAACGCCGGGCCGTCGCCCGCCGCGACCAGCATCTCCATCCGCCCGGACGCCTGCGCGAGCAGATCGGTCCACCGCCG
This genomic interval carries:
- a CDS encoding tetratricopeptide repeat protein, whose amino-acid sequence is MGGRLALVVGSECVALGELGFTGELATGLYASLTEVGGWRAATDRDGPVLNPTAAQLVTAVDEAFAAAARRQATLLLAFIGHGVATNAEDFYLLGHDSPAIPNSHNAFHLTQEIRERLNESALDGLVVLVDACETGQGVLGAARRWTDLLAQASGRMEMLVAAGDGPAFSGCFTRTMLSTFGSGLPLRGENLLPADLVDPIAGECVHQQPQYLSFTSGAVHGGDPGLWLVPNTARHRDAVSGRSAAGFVDQLTRGLLVTPDVREQLDAIVDAGAHRLRVVIGPAGAGKSTLLAMLIRPSLVEGLAVTPEYITAAVFLTAGSSIEAVAAELSAQLSARLPGFADAARAVRAHRSRDEFDIFDLAVRHPLARLSTVGRRVTLVLDGLNQPQEGTRRLLCAAIRDLTKREELRHVRVIAGVRDGTGVEYEPTLAHMHRIEVGEPAADDIATVVGSARGTGAPADPADWVRWIQGLLSETPTAEASDSHVVSGGWLLARMLLEVAPSITDGAVAAGIGLDRIVALRVAAALRGLPAETGHAAGEFLGLLVAAGVGPVLPLELADAALAALGSDLHIARLRDITVALGTLVTRSHPGTLRESIGVTHGALLPGLRAECAKLGVRLEDTHRAIVAAIKRSQSDRAADYARGSAVRHCLAYGDSGSALHFLEMLQTARAADNRDLWGAWVPAFVQALGPDHADTLTTRSREAYHRAESGDYLGAITAFERLLDDRLRVLGPDHPKTLGTRTNLATYRARCGDYPGARADYQRLFADQIRLLGPDHPDTLRTRNDLASNRADQGDLVGAILDFESLRADRARVLGPDDPQTLRTRNSLAYWHGEHGDVAAALREFEQLLADCLRIFGPDHPATLSARNNLAAFRARSGDIAGARAEFTRLLDDRRRVLGADHPDTLTTRSTLAAYLADAGELSRAIAELEQLLVDRLRVLGPDHPDTFATRNDLASRQAEHGEVREAIAELEVLLVAELRALGPTHAATIRTQTTLAHWRGRLAG
- a CDS encoding pyridoxal-phosphate dependent enzyme; protein product: MRYDHITELIGNTPLLRLDPAVHGLPQVELYAKLESHNPFGSVKDRVAWGMIRDELDAIAARGQTFIEASSGNTAKALRLLGAVHGVGLRAVTNRIKVAEVRELLQVFGTEIVELPGLSECPDPTTPNDVYAVIEATMAQHPGKYHHASQYTNEKNIEAHHHGTGREIHEDLAADGITRIDYLIGGLGTTGSTRGTATYLRKHNPELRTVAVVSERADFIPGIRSESEMWEVGLFQPDFYDSIVTVEAARAVDATLRLATGYGILAGPTSGASYVAALDTLAAEANSPRDTDDPIVAVFIVCDRFEPYLSYIKKRRPDLFAAATRASAPTAAEVAAAPTLSPAELAELDRTGKPTIVDTRGAMAYRIGHVPGALNIRDDQLEDMFAQGIPFSRSRPLVFVCPVGELSLRFAARAGQAGYDAAGLAGGVAAWRAAGLPLERG
- a CDS encoding AAA-associated domain-containing protein, translating into MTTSTTSEVLLDITAVGKRFTGAAGDELRVLDGIDLQLRSGEIVALLGRSGSGKSTLLRIIAGLIAPSDGAVRYRGTPLNGSNPGAALVFQSFALMPWLTVQDNVELGLAARNVAPAERRQRALAAIDMIGLDGFESAYPKELSGGMRQRVGFARALVLEPDLLLMDEPFSALDVLTAENLRTELVNLWATEDFPTKAICVVTHNIEEAVQLADRVLVLGSNPGRIIAEIAVPQQRPRDRRAPWFEAMVDQIYGLLTGRDTEPVVAGPDKATPTAQPLPDASVGGLAGLVELVYAGGGRADLPDIADELNFEIDDLLPLVDAAEMLGFSTVADGDVLLTDIGTEFTTADIQESKRIFAEQARHRAPLVRTICKGLAGSSDGSLRAGFFLDLLRRGFGPDDARRQLDIAIDWGRYAELYDYDTDSDKITADPAAKVFAGVRGRWTA
- a CDS encoding ABC transporter permease, translating into MTLFRAYAAGTALDRPRNRYADVVVFVGAAVLVWLIVRVSASANVPFDQAHAPAAVSTDPDRLPYYAARSLLRMFAALGLSIVFTFAYATAAARLRRARTVLLPLLDILQSVPILGFLSITVAGFIALFPGSQLGLESASIFAIFTSQAWNMAFAFYHSLAAQPRELDEAARNLRLSRWQRFWRVDAPSGMIPLVWNGMMSFGGGWFFLVASEAISVNNHEYALPGIGSYVATATSDGDLGKVFIAIGVMVLMVVGVNFLFWRPLTAWAERFRVEDTGAADAPRSIVLNLLRRSHIPLLLGKVCGPLIAPLDRVMSVFGLAEYPLHRSPLRQRAGDLVFAAVITVAVAYGAYRVAGYIDSTAGFGEVWHAFGLGSLTLLRVVVLLVLATVVWVPVGVWIGLNPKVSRLAQPVVQVLASFPANFLFPFITAVLVWSGASLNWAGTVLMALGAQWYILFNVIAGASAVPTDLREAAANLQLPRNLWWRRLILPAIFPSYVTGGITAAGGAWNASIVSEVVDYGSTTLVAAGLGSYIHEATKVGDSPRILIGVLVMSSYVVGINRVFWRRFYALAQRRYSL
- a CDS encoding alanine racemase — protein: MTAAPPALPAKIHPLVRAYLDTPGAVADAVRRFGAPVHLLFPQVFAENLARFRALLERRLPTHRICYAHKVNQSAAFVRTAERAGIAIDVASPQELASALGAGFAPPRIEVTGPKGEAFLRDLIAEGVTINVDNLWELQRITELAPAAAEVPVLLRVCGFRATQVSRFGVPLREVGAALDLLCAHLDRITFLGFAFHLDSGDAGERVRAVEACLALVEESYTRGLTPSVLDIGGGFRQVFTADAARFDEYVQALRSALLGLRPPMSWGNNTFGYQVADGAVHGIPVFHKYANTVAATDMLDDVLAAPLERHGGRTVAAVLSDNLLDLWLEPGKALADHAGVTVAEVEFVKEIADGRVLVNIDLSRDCVTPADQEVMVDPVILPRAGRRAAENEPVGVYFAGRLCLERDLITNHIVWPAELPRPGDLVVFPNTAAYHMDLSAASASMRPPPRKLAVVDTGAGFRVCHDAEYRHEVGPTPPHVRRQLSAPRTHTEAR
- a CDS encoding TetR/AcrR family transcriptional regulator, with the translated sequence MQSGEESDDEAGPRIWGGTTLTERREARRTALLEAALDLIGEAGASGVTMRAVCRKANLTDRYFYESFSSRDELLDVLYRQVAIEFLHPMTAFAAADEPSRDRELAAILVDKVLADPRKSRLFLVEPYSSTGLGQTTISVMPEFTRLMQDHLFAHIDDPVKRRLAAVTMASGNAGMFSAWLNGSLRATRDEIVDHCVAVLTAYRSMYRD
- a CDS encoding MgtC/SapB family protein produces the protein MTTLEMILRLLTGVGLGAAIGFERQYRARMAGLRTNALVAAGATLFVLLSAHGFAGATADPTRVAAQIVSGIGFLGAGVIIRDGLNVRGLNTAATLWCAAAVGALAGAGMYSTALAGTVAVVAVNIALRAAGRAVDRQPESGNEQPAAYAFAAVTNDENEAHVRALLVQALTRTDFQLVSISSANTGTPGRVEVRAELFGDQRDDRQMESAVSRLSLEPSVTSVGWHIAGSTEAKGPRA